From Methanosarcina lacustris Z-7289, one genomic window encodes:
- a CDS encoding IS1634 family transposase yields the protein MNNNIKQRAFPTIPNKNICLPIGTTMAVQYFFEKLNFYDIFSKYKSKGLDINSLLIGLVSYKLIENFSIKEASNWMNQAEVLDLLNLKSFNERVLYRTLETIGRHKEEILYDILNCLFSEYDFEHTDINLDWTSIVIYGIKSKLGKYGYSRDHRPDKLQITVGISELSDPINIPIGVTVNKGNVLDLEHFSDTYNQVKSKLKKGSLIVFDKGANTIKNIKIIQKDKMEYLTSMKLNTSDDKIIEKFDPKKAELRDPEEGLYGIKIVKPNSIKYFYFSESLQKRQLESKARAVLKKLKEAKEIQKAIVNKKKLPKKFRIDNELIEIEYSFRTKLEELSDEEAIELLKASLINGREGFFCLKSSKDLTLEEALKIYRRKDSIEKIFHSLKNEIQIKPLRVWSDDSIYGAIILGFIAQLFISLMRYEFEDLKHRSTKFIKKSLKNLTLTVNFLKNGVKQYIFANFDKINSLFVTRMSEIS from the coding sequence ATGAATAACAACATAAAACAAAGAGCATTTCCTACAATTCCTAACAAGAATATATGTCTTCCTATTGGAACAACAATGGCTGTTCAATACTTTTTTGAAAAACTCAATTTTTACGACATTTTTAGCAAGTATAAAAGTAAAGGTCTCGACATCAATAGTTTACTGATTGGATTGGTGAGCTATAAGCTCATCGAGAATTTCAGTATCAAAGAAGCAAGTAACTGGATGAATCAAGCTGAAGTTCTCGACCTCTTAAATCTTAAGTCCTTCAACGAAAGAGTCCTTTACAGAACCCTTGAAACCATTGGAAGGCACAAAGAGGAAATTCTCTATGATATCTTGAACTGTCTATTTTCGGAATATGATTTTGAACACACAGACATAAATCTGGACTGGACAAGTATAGTCATTTACGGGATTAAATCCAAACTTGGTAAATATGGATATAGTAGAGACCACAGACCTGATAAACTGCAAATAACAGTTGGAATTAGTGAACTTTCCGACCCTATTAACATACCTATTGGAGTTACGGTGAATAAAGGAAATGTTCTTGATCTGGAACATTTTTCTGATACATACAATCAAGTGAAAAGTAAACTCAAAAAAGGCTCTCTTATTGTTTTTGATAAAGGCGCTAATACCATAAAAAATATCAAGATAATACAGAAAGATAAGATGGAGTATCTCACCTCCATGAAACTGAACACAAGTGACGACAAAATAATTGAGAAATTTGATCCGAAAAAAGCGGAACTGAGAGATCCCGAAGAAGGTTTATATGGAATAAAAATAGTCAAGCCAAACAGCATTAAATATTTTTATTTCTCTGAATCTTTACAGAAAAGACAGTTAGAATCAAAAGCAAGAGCTGTTTTGAAGAAATTAAAGGAAGCAAAAGAGATTCAGAAGGCCATAGTAAACAAGAAAAAGCTTCCTAAGAAGTTCAGAATAGATAATGAGTTGATTGAGATTGAATACTCTTTTAGGACTAAGCTCGAAGAGCTGAGTGATGAAGAAGCAATAGAACTGCTAAAAGCTTCACTGATTAATGGAAGAGAAGGCTTTTTTTGCCTTAAATCAAGCAAGGATTTGACACTTGAAGAAGCATTGAAAATATACCGAAGAAAAGATTCCATTGAAAAAATATTCCACTCGTTAAAAAATGAAATTCAAATTAAGCCGTTAAGAGTGTGGTCAGATGATAGCATTTATGGAGCTATTATCCTGGGATTTATTGCCCAGTTATTCATATCGCTGATGCGATATGAATTTGAGGACCTGAAACATAGGTCTACAAAATTCATCAAAAAAAGCTTGAAGAATTTGACACTTACAGTCAATTTCTTGAAAAATGGGGTCAAACAGTATATTTTCGCTAATTTTGACAAGATCAATAGCTTGTTTGTAACAAGAATGAGTGAGATTTCGTAG
- a CDS encoding RDD family protein, giving the protein MVNTGKINFLGERGKCFESINESKTVEKVDLIVVWKRCVAYMFDIFIVNLFAFLVLIASTLIIGPSLEIYGIAFANLALFAYFVYFESSAGQATPGKKWMDLKVMDFEGRRISFVRAFFRYFARGMPAFVLVVVDVTANGVGIVNEHLLWYFFMPFVTYIPILFMDEGKGVHDVLAGTVVREGSAGNKE; this is encoded by the coding sequence ATGGTTAATACGGGAAAAATTAACTTTCTCGGTGAGAGGGGTAAGTGTTTTGAATCTATCAATGAGTCAAAAACAGTTGAAAAAGTTGACTTAATTGTAGTATGGAAAAGATGTGTGGCTTATATGTTTGACATCTTTATTGTAAATCTATTTGCTTTTCTTGTCCTTATAGCAAGCACTTTAATTATTGGGCCTTCACTGGAAATATATGGCATAGCATTTGCAAACCTGGCACTTTTTGCTTATTTCGTTTACTTTGAAAGTTCAGCAGGGCAGGCAACACCCGGAAAAAAGTGGATGGACCTGAAAGTTATGGACTTTGAGGGCAGAAGGATCTCTTTCGTGAGGGCATTTTTCAGGTACTTTGCAAGAGGAATGCCGGCTTTCGTTCTGGTAGTCGTAGATGTAACAGCTAACGGAGTGGGCATAGTCAACGAGCACCTGCTCTGGTACTTCTTCATGCCTTTCGTGACATATATCCCTATCCTGTTTATGGACGAGGGGAAGGGTGTCCACGATGTACTGGCAGGTACGGTTGTTCGGGAAGGCTCAGCCGGAAATAAGGAGTAA
- a CDS encoding tetratricopeptide repeat protein — translation MFERYGQKLRDLDPELVTLEDEIFLKEAFRHAKEVLEPEELVSWFKTAAEPFYRSATWEVLLPMYEELLDTAERELGPEDPGTAVVLNGLAGIYRYMGKHNEALKLFSRALSIHEKASGPEQPETGDTLSELGILYYVMDRQEEAFLYYNRALEIQEKFLSPENPGAVRTLNRMAFYYKGIEKPEKAKELFTRALGLLEKLAENEPENKKVLAYTAGTLNNLGVLLSEMGKLEEAEERYGQALKLQEKVYGKEHPQIAQTLNNLALLYFQTTRYEKALILYTRSLEIMEKLGKTEHAGFATTLNNLAGVYVQKGRHEKALEFYTRALEIRERVLGPDNPEVAKTLNNLGELHRILGQHKKALPLYTRALKIYENTLGPTHPDVGTTLNNLAGLHESMAEYETAIDLYEKALDIIEKEYGPDHPYFKITRNNLLGLYEKMERSWRK, via the coding sequence TTGTTTGAAAGATACGGGCAGAAGTTAAGGGACCTGGACCCGGAACTTGTCACACTGGAAGATGAAATATTCTTAAAAGAAGCTTTCAGGCATGCAAAAGAGGTTTTAGAGCCTGAGGAACTGGTAAGCTGGTTTAAAACTGCAGCCGAACCGTTTTACAGGTCTGCAACCTGGGAAGTACTTTTACCCATGTATGAAGAGCTACTTGATACTGCGGAAAGAGAACTCGGACCGGAAGACCCCGGAACTGCAGTTGTGTTGAACGGGCTTGCAGGGATTTATCGTTACATGGGAAAGCACAACGAAGCCCTTAAGTTATTTTCAAGAGCACTCAGCATCCATGAAAAAGCTTCAGGCCCGGAGCAGCCTGAGACCGGAGATACATTAAGTGAACTTGGAATTCTTTACTATGTTATGGACAGGCAGGAAGAAGCCTTTCTGTATTATAACCGGGCTCTTGAAATTCAAGAAAAGTTTCTGAGTCCGGAGAATCCTGGAGCTGTCAGGACCCTTAACAGAATGGCTTTTTATTATAAAGGAATAGAAAAACCGGAAAAAGCGAAAGAACTTTTCACCCGTGCCCTTGGGCTGCTTGAAAAACTTGCAGAAAACGAACCTGAAAATAAAAAAGTCCTGGCTTATACCGCCGGCACCCTGAATAACCTTGGCGTACTTCTTTCGGAAATGGGTAAACTTGAGGAAGCCGAGGAAAGATACGGGCAGGCTCTGAAACTCCAGGAAAAGGTATATGGAAAAGAACACCCGCAGATAGCCCAGACCTTAAACAACCTTGCCCTGCTTTATTTCCAGACAACAAGGTATGAAAAAGCCCTGATTCTCTACACGCGCTCTCTTGAGATCATGGAAAAACTGGGAAAAACCGAGCACGCAGGTTTTGCCACGACCCTGAACAACCTTGCCGGTGTCTACGTCCAGAAAGGCCGCCATGAAAAAGCCCTTGAATTTTACACGCGAGCCCTCGAAATCCGTGAACGTGTCCTTGGTCCGGACAATCCCGAGGTTGCCAAGACCCTGAACAACCTTGGCGAACTGCACAGAATCCTCGGCCAGCACAAAAAAGCCCTCCCCCTCTACACACGAGCCCTCAAGATCTATGAGAACACGCTCGGTCCCACCCACCCCGATGTTGGAACAACCCTGAACAATCTCGCAGGCCTGCACGAAAGCATGGCCGAATACGAAACCGCAATCGACCTCTACGAAAAAGCCCTCGACATAATAGAAAAAGAATACGGACCTGACCACCCATATTTCAAGATCACACGAAATAATTTACTGGGCCTGTACGAGAAAATGGAGAGGAGCTGGCGGAAATAA
- a CDS encoding endonuclease III domain-containing protein — protein MKKSVCNLSSRRNGNEPVIREIYVFLLGSYGPQGWWPLIELHDSSGTNPTKTGSIQGYHPGDYTYPHTESQQFEIICGALLTQNTSWQQVEKALINLNQIDSLSPEAVLSLDPETLKEAIKPAGYYNQKAARLKILAEWFLELKGKTPAREELLSLKGVGPETADSVLLYAFKQPSFVVDAYTRRVVNNLDLADEKAKYSEIKALFEENLPKDLATYQEYHALLVEHAKRYYQKKINYSQCPLLRSIQD, from the coding sequence ATGAAAAAGAGCGTTTGCAACCTCAGTTCCAGAAGAAACGGTAATGAACCTGTTATCCGTGAGATCTACGTTTTCCTCCTTGGTTCATACGGTCCCCAGGGCTGGTGGCCTCTAATAGAACTTCACGACAGCAGCGGGACGAATCCTACAAAAACAGGCTCTATACAGGGGTATCATCCCGGAGACTACACCTATCCACATACAGAGAGTCAGCAATTTGAGATCATCTGCGGAGCTCTGCTTACGCAGAATACAAGCTGGCAACAGGTTGAAAAAGCACTCATCAACCTCAACCAAATAGACTCCCTTTCTCCGGAAGCAGTCCTCTCCCTTGACCCGGAAACCTTAAAAGAAGCCATAAAGCCGGCAGGCTATTATAACCAGAAAGCAGCACGGCTCAAAATCCTTGCTGAGTGGTTTCTGGAATTGAAAGGCAAAACGCCTGCAAGGGAAGAACTACTCTCGCTAAAAGGTGTTGGTCCCGAGACTGCAGATTCGGTCCTGCTGTACGCCTTTAAACAGCCTTCGTTTGTGGTTGATGCGTACACCAGAAGAGTTGTAAACAACCTTGACCTGGCTGACGAAAAAGCAAAATATTCTGAAATCAAGGCATTGTTTGAAGAAAATTTGCCGAAAGACCTGGCCACCTATCAGGAATATCATGCCCTTCTTGTGGAACATGCAAAGAGGTATTATCAAAAGAAGATTAATTATTCTCAGTGTCCGCTTCTAAGAAGCATACAGGACTGA
- a CDS encoding YihY/virulence factor BrkB family protein — protein sequence MSSKYVKKLITGTIKEWLEDHAQTYSAALAFYFVLSLPALLLFSVSLGSIFLRSRRIQDNIINYLQGSVGQSVIDMINVLFESIPKVPSLSIGAFFGFVILLWSASNVFRQLKNFLEIAWDLEPVESNTIKHFIKNSTVSFFVVIVFGGLLVLVIIVEGFLYAASILFQETFPFSPALAQYAGSTANFLILVLFIMLVFRVLPDTKLDLKPVFVGSLVTVILITLGKYALGLYFAYINPVSVYGAVGSIVGLLLLIYYFSIMITIGAEFTKVYSES from the coding sequence ATGAGTTCGAAGTATGTGAAAAAGCTGATCACGGGAACGATTAAGGAGTGGTTGGAAGACCATGCACAGACTTACAGTGCTGCGCTGGCATTTTATTTTGTGTTAAGCCTTCCTGCCCTTCTGTTATTTTCGGTATCCTTAGGAAGTATTTTTTTAAGGTCAAGACGGATTCAGGATAATATAATTAATTACCTGCAGGGGTCCGTTGGTCAGAGTGTGATCGATATGATAAATGTGCTTTTCGAAAGCATTCCGAAAGTTCCTTCTCTCTCAATAGGCGCATTTTTCGGCTTTGTGATTCTTCTCTGGAGTGCAAGCAACGTTTTCAGGCAATTGAAGAATTTCCTTGAGATAGCCTGGGATTTAGAGCCTGTAGAATCCAATACCATCAAACACTTTATTAAAAATTCAACCGTTTCTTTTTTCGTAGTCATTGTTTTTGGCGGGCTTCTCGTGCTTGTCATAATTGTTGAAGGATTTCTTTATGCAGCTTCAATATTATTTCAGGAGACCTTTCCCTTTTCCCCTGCTCTTGCCCAATACGCTGGCTCCACAGCCAATTTCCTGATCCTTGTCCTGTTTATTATGCTTGTGTTCCGGGTATTGCCAGATACAAAACTTGATCTGAAGCCTGTTTTTGTAGGGTCGCTGGTAACAGTAATTCTGATAACCCTGGGAAAGTATGCCCTTGGTCTTTATTTCGCATACATCAACCCTGTAAGCGTCTATGGAGCAGTAGGGTCGATCGTAGGATTATTGCTTCTGATCTATTATTTCTCAATTATGATAACAATTGGTGCGGAGTTCACAAAGGTATATTCTGAATCATAA
- a CDS encoding carbohydrate kinase family protein — MKVLTFGEALFDIIEGSAHLGGAPLNLAAHLAKLGAKPAVLTAVGRDKLGKILISRAKEMGVDTSYILIDDKRPTGTVTVKLEDEGIPLFAINEGVAWDAITPDERRFEALAAEEWDVFCFGTLAQRSEENRKTLKRLLSGIKAKHFFYDVNLRAGFYRKEWILSSLEHSTILKMNEEEAVTISSMLFGTTYACRTLCRLLMDRYQKISVICITKGPEGAAVYQDGVYEEIKTTPVEVADTVGAGDAFSAGFLYAYLSGYGVSKAASIACTLGTYVASKPGAVPEYSEELMKELGMRL, encoded by the coding sequence ATGAAAGTCCTTACATTTGGAGAAGCCCTTTTTGATATTATCGAAGGCTCAGCCCATCTTGGAGGCGCTCCCCTTAACCTTGCAGCCCATCTTGCAAAATTAGGGGCAAAACCAGCTGTTCTCACAGCAGTCGGAAGGGATAAGCTGGGCAAAATTCTTATTTCCAGAGCTAAGGAAATGGGAGTTGATACTTCATACATCTTAATAGATGATAAGCGGCCAACAGGGACCGTTACTGTCAAATTGGAGGACGAAGGAATCCCTCTTTTTGCGATCAATGAAGGTGTAGCCTGGGACGCGATTACTCCGGATGAAAGGAGATTTGAAGCTCTTGCAGCGGAGGAGTGGGACGTTTTCTGTTTCGGGACTCTTGCCCAGAGGTCGGAAGAAAATAGGAAGACGCTGAAAAGGCTGCTTTCGGGAATAAAAGCAAAACACTTTTTCTACGATGTAAACCTGAGAGCCGGATTTTACAGAAAGGAATGGATCTTATCTTCCCTTGAACATTCTACGATCCTCAAGATGAATGAAGAAGAGGCTGTCACTATTTCCAGCATGCTTTTTGGCACCACATACGCCTGTAGAACTCTCTGCCGCCTGCTTATGGACAGGTACCAGAAGATATCCGTAATCTGCATAACAAAAGGACCTGAGGGAGCAGCTGTCTATCAGGATGGAGTTTACGAAGAAATAAAAACCACACCCGTAGAAGTTGCAGACACAGTCGGAGCCGGAGATGCTTTTTCTGCTGGTTTCCTTTATGCCTATCTTTCAGGGTACGGAGTTTCAAAAGCCGCTTCAATAGCCTGCACCCTTGGGACATATGTTGCATCAAAACCGGGGGCAGTACCTGAATATTCTGAAGAGCTTATGAAAGAATTAGGTATGAGATTATAA
- a CDS encoding metal-dependent hydrolase gives MLLFGHLGVTLGIFFGLGIFVPRLKTLIDPRYLAIGAILPDLIDKPIGEVIFASIFANGRIIGHTLLFSLLLFLIGLYMYEKKRDIRVFSLSAGSFFHLFEDQMGSAPQTFFWPLLGWSFPRGSRDYIGIEHILVMFRDSFHLEFLQNHIIEILGVIIGFVLAYYLFKKLWKEKNSEDIGREKL, from the coding sequence ATGCTTCTCTTTGGACACCTGGGTGTTACACTCGGGATATTTTTTGGGCTTGGGATTTTTGTACCCCGGTTAAAAACTCTCATAGATCCACGCTATCTGGCAATCGGAGCTATTCTGCCCGATTTAATAGACAAACCGATAGGTGAAGTAATTTTTGCTTCAATTTTTGCAAACGGACGCATTATAGGCCATACCCTGCTGTTTTCCCTTCTTCTCTTTCTGATAGGTTTATACATGTACGAAAAAAAAAGAGATATCAGGGTCTTTTCCCTTTCAGCGGGCTCCTTTTTCCACCTATTTGAAGACCAGATGGGATCAGCTCCTCAAACTTTCTTCTGGCCCCTTCTGGGATGGAGTTTTCCCAGAGGCTCCAGGGATTACATTGGAATTGAACACATACTGGTAATGTTTAGAGATTCATTTCACCTTGAGTTCCTGCAAAATCACATAATTGAAATCCTGGGAGTGATAATAGGGTTCGTTCTGGCTTATTATTTGTTCAAAAAATTATGGAAAGAGAAAAACTCTGAAGATATTGGAAGAGAAAAACTCTGA
- the pspAB gene encoding PspA-associated protein PspAB: MGLRDFMDAITGRSRLPKAKSEKLFAISTASITLESNMGLKPSGAAGICFKPIGATAYESARQEIEELLEYSSKETETEFRLEKDEFNFLWAIFKDPDFEDLVANIHLVSQTLEDRGFGEQILCAIYRFDSEPEAGTTGHEGRPGEKTGGGKAVYWIYSFKQGTYYPFIPLSGRQRDSPFEFRLRTAMEMEMPVEKNVEKWYPLWGIPF; the protein is encoded by the coding sequence ATGGGTTTGCGAGATTTTATGGATGCAATCACAGGAAGGAGCAGGCTTCCGAAAGCAAAAAGTGAAAAACTATTTGCAATCTCCACAGCCAGCATTACCCTGGAGAGCAATATGGGCCTTAAACCCTCAGGAGCTGCGGGAATTTGTTTTAAGCCAATAGGGGCTACAGCTTATGAGTCCGCCCGGCAGGAGATCGAAGAGCTTCTTGAATACAGCTCAAAGGAGACGGAAACAGAGTTCAGGCTGGAAAAAGATGAGTTCAACTTCCTCTGGGCTATTTTCAAGGACCCTGATTTCGAAGACCTTGTTGCAAACATCCACCTCGTGAGCCAGACCCTTGAAGACCGCGGCTTTGGCGAGCAGATCCTCTGTGCCATTTACAGGTTTGACAGCGAGCCTGAAGCCGGGACAACCGGACACGAAGGAAGACCCGGGGAAAAGACTGGCGGTGGAAAAGCAGTTTACTGGATCTATAGTTTTAAACAGGGAACTTACTATCCTTTTATCCCACTTTCCGGCAGGCAAAGGGACAGCCCATTTGAATTCAGGCTTAGAACCGCAATGGAAATGGAAATGCCTGTCGAAAAAAATGTGGAAAAATGGTATCCTCTCTGGGGAATCCCTTTTTAA
- the htpX gene encoding zinc metalloprotease HtpX — protein sequence MKRKWERDFGLQGRMLFTMFLLGIVYLSFLVFLSYSGTPPMFMLLFVGVFMGIQYFYSDKMVLWTTGAHIVSESEEPKLHDMVTRLCAIADLPKPQIAIVQTRVPNAFATGRSPSKAVVAVTTGLMDKLSPAELEAVLAHELSHVKNRDMAVLTIASFISTVAFYIVRYSLYFGNMGGDRKRDGGGILVVWLVSIAVWVISFLLIRALSRYREFAADRGSAIITGQPSNLASALMKISGLMEKVPNEDLRKVEGMNAFFIIPAVSGSSIMNLLSTHPSVEKRLAQLEKMQKEMN from the coding sequence ATGAAAAGAAAATGGGAACGGGACTTTGGACTACAGGGACGGATGCTTTTCACAATGTTTCTTCTGGGAATAGTTTACCTCTCTTTCCTGGTATTTCTTTCGTATAGCGGGACTCCGCCTATGTTTATGCTGCTTTTCGTCGGCGTTTTCATGGGTATTCAGTACTTCTACTCGGACAAAATGGTACTCTGGACAACAGGAGCACACATTGTCTCTGAAAGCGAAGAGCCGAAATTGCATGATATGGTCACCAGGCTGTGCGCAATAGCCGACCTCCCGAAACCGCAGATCGCAATTGTCCAGACCCGGGTTCCAAATGCCTTTGCCACAGGCAGGAGCCCGAGTAAAGCTGTTGTTGCAGTCACAACCGGGCTTATGGACAAACTCTCTCCAGCCGAACTTGAGGCAGTGCTTGCTCACGAACTGAGCCATGTAAAGAACAGGGACATGGCTGTCCTGACGATTGCCAGTTTCATCTCAACAGTGGCTTTCTACATTGTCCGCTACAGCCTCTACTTCGGAAATATGGGAGGAGATCGGAAGCGGGACGGTGGAGGCATTCTAGTTGTCTGGCTTGTTTCAATTGCAGTCTGGGTCATCAGCTTCCTGCTGATCCGCGCCCTTTCCCGTTACAGGGAATTTGCTGCAGACAGGGGATCAGCAATCATCACCGGACAGCCTTCAAATCTTGCTTCTGCCCTTATGAAGATAAGCGGGCTCATGGAAAAAGTTCCTAACGAAGACCTCAGGAAGGTAGAAGGAATGAATGCCTTTTTCATTATCCCTGCAGTCTCGGGTTCTTCAATTATGAACCTCCTTTCCACTCACCCTTCAGTGGAAAAAAGGCTAGCTCAGCTTGAAAAAATGCAGAAGGAAATGAATTAA
- a CDS encoding IS1 family transposase (programmed frameshift), giving the protein MGKRGPKPQFTDVACLNKDCELYGLTDQGNVVGNGTYISRGEKTRRYICRHCGKAFCDHTDTFYHDLRKAEQTIDLALKMSMKGMSIAAIADVLEVQSASVKRWLARAAEQCDKVNDTLMTNLDVPKIEMDEMWVIVKKKIVPRMEVYEDDGPWMWVAFATNCRLIVTFIIGPRKQYVADELVKLTADCLSETIPVYVTDGLDFYKVALLNQYGVRIEYPKTGKRGRPKNPEIVPPEDLKYAQVVKKRKGGKLQKVVRKVIFGEDIEQKEISTNLIERQNLTFRQDNNRVSRKTIGFSKVVKGLVNQMKLYCTHFNFCREHGGLKYKDEKGVECKNTPAKECGITDSKWTLRDLLTFKCFKTSVV; this is encoded by the exons ATGGGTAAAAGAGGTCCAAAACCACAATTCACTGATGTTGCCTGCCTGAATAAAGACTGTGAGCTCTATGGTCTTACTGATCAAGGCAATGTTGTTGGAAATGGGACTTACATAAGCCGTGGAGAAAAAACAAGAAGATACATTTGCCGTCACTGCGGCAAAGCATTTTGCGATCATACAGACACTTTTTATCATGATCTTCGCAAAGCTGAACAAACTATCGATTTAGCTCTAAAAATGTCTATGAAAGGTATGAGTATTGCGGCCATTGCAGATGTTTTAGAGGTTCAATCAGCAAGTGTAAAACGATGGTTAGCTCGTGCAGCTGAACAATGCGATAAAGTAAATGATACTTTGATGACCAATTTAGATGTACCCAAGATAGAAATGGATGAGATGTGGGTAATAGTAA AAAAAAAAATAGTTCCTAGAATGGAAGTATATGAAGATGATGGGCCATGGATGTGGGTAGCTTTTGCAACAAATTGCAGGTTAATAGTCACTTTTATCATCGGTCCAAGAAAACAGTATGTTGCAGATGAATTAGTGAAGTTAACAGCTGATTGTCTTTCTGAGACTATACCGGTTTATGTTACAGATGGACTTGATTTTTATAAAGTAGCTCTTTTGAATCAATACGGAGTACGGATCGAGTATCCGAAAACAGGGAAAAGAGGGAGACCAAAGAACCCGGAAATTGTTCCACCTGAGGATTTGAAATATGCACAGGTAGTCAAAAAAAGAAAGGGAGGAAAGCTCCAGAAGGTTGTGAGAAAGGTCATATTTGGAGAAGACATAGAGCAAAAAGAGATATCAACAAACTTAATTGAGAGACAAAACCTAACCTTCAGGCAGGATAACAACAGAGTATCAAGAAAAACAATAGGATTCTCAAAAGTCGTAAAAGGGTTAGTAAATCAAATGAAGCTCTATTGTACGCATTTTAACTTCTGTAGAGAACACGGGGGATTGAAGTATAAAGATGAAAAGGGTGTTGAATGTAAAAATACACCTGCGAAAGAATGCGGAATTACAGATTCAAAGTGGACACTACGAGACCTTCTAACATTTAAGTGTTTTAAAACATCAGTCGTATAA
- a CDS encoding ABC transporter ATP-binding protein has product MQNILSVKSLTKKFDDFTAVKDISFDVKTGSIFAFLGPNGAGKSTTIKMLTTVLKPTSGEISINGFNVLKEQDNARASFGIVFQDHSLDEELTAYENMVYHAVVYKVPKKERAERIQEALEIVGLWDRREDYVKKYSGGMKRRLEIARALVHYPKILFLDEPTVGLDPQTRNSIWNHIKKLNEERKMTIFLTTHYMEEAEAIADQIAIIDHGNIIESGTVEEILRKTETESLEEAFLKLTGRDIRDENNETGNKMRMIRGMGRRNRH; this is encoded by the coding sequence ATGCAAAACATACTATCAGTCAAATCTCTTACAAAGAAATTCGATGATTTTACGGCTGTCAAAGACATCAGTTTTGACGTCAAAACAGGTTCGATCTTTGCTTTTCTTGGTCCTAATGGTGCAGGCAAGTCAACGACCATCAAAATGCTCACAACAGTCCTGAAGCCCACGTCAGGGGAAATAAGCATCAATGGGTTCAATGTGCTTAAAGAACAGGACAATGCCCGGGCATCTTTCGGGATCGTTTTTCAGGACCACAGCCTTGATGAGGAGCTTACAGCTTACGAAAACATGGTCTACCATGCAGTCGTCTACAAAGTGCCCAAAAAAGAAAGGGCGGAACGAATCCAGGAAGCCCTGGAGATCGTAGGGCTCTGGGACCGGCGAGAAGATTATGTTAAAAAGTATTCAGGCGGCATGAAGCGCAGGCTTGAGATTGCCCGAGCGCTTGTCCATTACCCGAAAATTCTTTTCCTCGATGAACCTACTGTGGGGCTTGACCCCCAGACCCGAAACTCCATCTGGAACCATATCAAAAAACTGAATGAAGAAAGAAAAATGACAATTTTCCTGACCACACATTATATGGAAGAAGCCGAGGCGATTGCGGACCAGATCGCTATCATTGACCACGGAAACATAATAGAATCCGGTACAGTTGAAGAAATTCTAAGAAAGACCGAAACCGAATCCTTAGAAGAAGCTTTTCTGAAGCTGACAGGCAGGGATATCCGTGATGAGAATAATGAAACCGGAAATAAAATGAGAATGATTCGAGGCATGGGAAGGAGGAACAGGCATTGA
- a CDS encoding ABC transporter permease → MIEVIYILWLRQLKHYWRSKSRLLGSLGQPLLFMITFGFGFGPMYSRSSGGANYMDFLAPGIISMAILFTAIFSGLEVIWDRQFGFLKETLVAPISRTEIMIGKTFGGATIAMIQGLIVLCLTYVLGFRIPSLFSLGLGLIFMALIAIFFTGLGLAIASKMKDMHGFQLIMNFLIMPIFFLSGALFPLENLPPAIYFISRIDPLTYGVDGLRGAIAGMSTFGIYNDLAIIGLLATLVCAIGAVLFSKLEA, encoded by the coding sequence TTGATTGAAGTAATCTATATCCTCTGGCTCAGACAGCTTAAACATTACTGGCGCTCGAAATCCAGGCTGCTGGGTTCTCTCGGACAGCCCCTCCTCTTCATGATCACGTTCGGATTCGGGTTCGGCCCCATGTATAGCAGATCCAGCGGAGGAGCAAACTATATGGATTTCCTTGCCCCGGGGATAATTTCCATGGCAATTCTCTTTACGGCTATCTTTTCAGGCCTGGAGGTCATCTGGGACCGGCAGTTCGGTTTTCTTAAAGAGACCCTTGTAGCTCCTATATCAAGGACTGAAATAATGATCGGGAAAACCTTTGGGGGCGCAACCATAGCCATGATCCAGGGTTTAATCGTGCTGTGCCTGACCTATGTTCTGGGGTTCAGGATTCCCAGCCTCTTTAGCCTTGGGCTGGGGTTAATTTTCATGGCCCTGATAGCCATCTTCTTTACAGGCCTTGGCCTTGCCATAGCCTCAAAAATGAAAGATATGCACGGGTTCCAGCTGATCATGAACTTCCTGATCATGCCTATCTTTTTCCTGTCAGGAGCCCTCTTCCCCCTGGAAAACCTGCCCCCTGCAATTTACTTCATAAGCAGGATCGACCCCCTTACCTACGGTGTTGACGGTTTGAGGGGAGCCATTGCCGGGATGAGCACGTTTGGCATCTATAACGACCTGGCAATAATAGGTCTATTAGCAACCCTTGTCTGTGCGATCGGAGCAGTGCTGTTTTCGAAGCTCGAGGCGTAA